The Mytilus edulis chromosome 12, xbMytEdul2.2, whole genome shotgun sequence genome contains a region encoding:
- the LOC139497514 gene encoding uncharacterized protein codes for MELPELFCDICLQLNVKRFASVWCSECGEKKCEECEQKHRVQKATRHHNTIAIEDFQLLPDSIANIRQECEFHKETFEFYCQIHNIPLCKCCITEQHTECTELKPIQEIVKNVKESVAFEDLEHRVKDVLEIVMKIAKVQHENRTHLEGKHADIIDKVEFVKTIVNSHLDQLKQDLLNQLTEHQEHTNRVIKSLDDMQRSVGAIRNELTKSKEHASDFQTFLYINEWGSKVQKYETEINAVEYHEGKIKLTIELSLIQEQIIHAITEFGVLDVSFSNPERLSLRIDREGQLFIPTPNLLNRVKLTNIKTVSIPKKHKTFPRNIIRGCDILADGRLVLVDMINKKLMLMDLNGTCAKYLNLKNEPYDAAVIENSLVAVTLVQKQEVVIIDLNCSEIQRSFPVNYRCFGIVFKDGKFYVCCDHLKVQVVLLSGDIFSTLSLVAPATYCSMLNDKLYFATHDLSNGVYCCDFNGNVHWKFDCQKSSFPFGIANDNSGNTFVTCRKNNTVILIDKNGIESRILLSEEDNLHKPVAIHYNCEKDLLLVCNESGKSLVFSVSYEYPKQPPSHGIADRL; via the coding sequence ATGGAGTTACCTGAACTTTTTTGCGATATTTGTCTGCAACTTAATGTAAAACGTTTTGCCAGTGTATGGTGTTCAGAGTGTGGGGAAAAGAAATGTGAAGAATGTGAACAAAAACATCGTGTTCAGAAAGCAACAAGACATCATAACACAATAGCTATAGAAGACTTCCAGTTATTACCAGACTCTATTGCAAATATTCGACAAGAGTGTGAGTTTCACAAGGAAACGTTTGAATTTTATTGCCAGATACATAATATCCCGTTATGTAAGTGTTGTATTACAGAGCAACATACAGAATGCACTGAACTCAAACCGATACAGGAAATAGTGAAAAACGTGAAGGAATCGGTTGCATTCGAAGACTTAGAACATAGGGTGAAAGATGTCTTGGAAATTGTTATGAAAATAGCTAAAGTTCAGCACGAAAACAGAACACACTTAGAAGGAAAACATGCTGACATAATTGATAAAGTTGAATTTGTAAAGACAATAGTCAATAGTCACTTGGATCAACTCAAACAAGACCTTTTGAACCAGTTGACGGAACATCAGGAACATACTAATAGGGTTATCAAAAGCCTTGATGATATGCAAAGATCAGTAGGTGCAATTAGGAACGAATTAACAAAAAGCAAAGAACATGCATCTGATTTTCAGACTTTTCTATACATAAATGAATGGggttcaaaagttcaaaaatatGAAACGGAAATAAATGCAGTGGAGTATCACGAAGGCAAAATTAAGTTAACCATAGAACTAAGTTTGATTCAAGAACAAATAATACATGCGATAACAGAATTTGGGGTTTTAGACGTGTCGTTTTCAAATCCTGAACGACTTTCCCTCAGAATAGACCGAGAAGGGCAGTTGTTTATTCCAACCCCTAATTTATTAAACCGAGTTAAATTGACGAATATCAAAACAGTAAGtataccaaagaaacacaaaacatttCCTCGAAACATTATACGAGGCTGTGACATTTTGGCAGATGGGCGGCTTGTTTTGGTTGATATGATAAACAAGAAACTCATGCTAATGGACTTGAATGGAACATGCGCGAAATATCTTAATCTTAAAAACGAGCCTTACGATGCTGCAGTAATAGAAAATAGCTTGGTAGCTGTGACGTTAGTGCAAAAACAAGAGGTTGTTATAATAGATCTTAACTGTTCCGAAATTCAGCGATCATTCCCAGTAAACTACCGATGTTTTGGAATTGTTTTTAAGGACGGAAAATTTTATGTTTGCTGTGATCATCTGAAGGTGCAGGTCGTCCTTTTGTCCGGTGACATTTTCTCAACATTATCACTAGTCGCACCTGCAACATATTGTTCTATGTTGAATGATAAGCTTTATTTTGCGACACATGATCTTAGTAATGGAGTATATTGTTGTGATTTTAATGGAAACGTACATTGGAAATTTGACTGTCAAAAATCGAGTTTCCCATTTGGCATTGCAAACGATAATTCCGGTAATACTTTTGTCACATGCCGAAAAAATAATACAGTAATACTCATCGACAAAAATGGAATAGAATCTCGAATTTTACTGTCAGAGGAAGACAATCTTCATAAACCAGTAGCTATTCATTACAATTGTGAAAAAGACCTTCTTCTTGTGTGTAATGAATCAGGGAAATCATTAGTCTTTAGTGTTTCATACGAATACCCGAAACAACCTCCTAGTCATGGAATTGCCGACCGACTGTAA